Part of the Henckelia pumila isolate YLH828 chromosome 2, ASM3356847v2, whole genome shotgun sequence genome is shown below.
TTTATGGGTTGGCATCCCTCTACGTTTCAGCAAATTCAGATCTTTCTGGTTAAGTTCTCTGCCATTCACATATATGCCAGTGTTTCCACCAGCACACTTTTCTGGCATGGGACAGTTAAATTCCTCGATGCCCGGCTGCAAGAAAAGAGAGCTAATTCGTTAAGAAACGTATGGAAGAATCATGCATTCACCAAATTTGAGACACTGTTTCATCAATGAAGATGGAAAAAAAATTCTTACAGGAATTATTCCTAGACAAGGGCCTCCCATCAAGCCCCAGAATCCAGCTCGGTAGTCATACCTGGTAAAGAAATAACATATGAAATTTCGATCAAatgcaaaaaaatatatatcttaaaatcagaTTTGATATTATAACAACTAGATATACCTTGTTATATGTGCCAATATATTTCACATATATAAATAGGTGTTGATTGTAACATAAACTATATGACAGATGATTAGATTTTTGGTCTCATGGGGATTGTGTAGTGGACTAGCTCCATGGTCAAACTGCGTGAACTATGTGTTATGCCATATTCTCTTTTTTTACAATACTTCTACTATCAAAATTCAACTGTGCATCAACAATCTTAACAGAAAGTGATAAGGAAGAAAATGGCATGTTAAATATAAGTGGGTGAATACCAGTATTGGCCAGGGTGGATGGGTCCGGCAACTTCTTCGGCCTTCTTAATCATTTCATTTGGCATGCGATGCCCATTAATGGTCACATCAGCTTTTTCTTTCTCCGCATTCTGGTTTGATCTACTAAATTCCTTAAAGCTCTTTTTTACAATTCCAGCAAAAAATGACTCAGATGCTCTTCTGCCTTTTCTGCTTGCCTCACCAGAATCAAATGATGTGCCAGTATTTGAGAAATCATTTGACGATATGTCCGTCTCAGTTGCTGCTGATGAGTCATTGATAGAAGATTGTTGCCTGGTAGTCTTGCTTGGCAAGTATTTTTCATGGGAACCCTGATGGTTCTTCACATGAAACTTATTTGAATATTCAAAGTATTCTTGAAGCGATGATCCTACAGGAGGTGGAGGCTGTTTATTCATTATTTCCTCGTAAGCCAATTTAGAGTCTTCTCTCGGCACATTCACACTTTCGATAACTTTCTCCACCTCAATAGTATGCTCAGATTTGGAATTTTGGTGCTTGGCCTCAGAAGAATCGCTGCCTCTTCCCCGGTGAGGTGAAGGTTGTTCAGGTTCTCTATCCATAGACTCGAATTCATAACCAGCATTATCATAATCATCAGATAAGAAAGTGGCCCTAACTTGATTTAGATGGCCATGCATGTATAATTCCCCTCGTATTGGTGACAGATTGCTGTTGTCATCAAGCTTAACAGGATCATCCGTTGTTGCTTCTATATCATCACAAACCACTAGTTTATTGTTGGAAAATGCAAAAACAATCACTATAGAGCACGCCCCACATTTAATTTTCTTCCGGCGGTCACTGTTAGTTGCAACATTCTTCGGTAATAGCAACAACTCAAAACAATTGAAGCATACGAAGAATGGAGCACCACCACCTATAGGGCGACAATGTAGTACAGCAGAAGCTGAATGCACCCTTGGAGGAAGCCGGCGGATAAAACCATCCACTTCAGAATTCACATCATTGCCCCATCTCGTGTGTGAGAGAGGATTATGAGATCTTGAAGGATGATGATTTGTAGATTGGAAATTATAATCTCGTGGACTGAATGAGCCGGGATTTTTGTGATAATTAGACATTGTATCAACTGAGACATCGGAGAACTTATCGCTGAAGGCAACAGGCTGAGGAACTCGTCTCGTATTTAAACAATGGAAACAAGAGCAAGATGGATGATGATGGTGATGGTTGGCTCTAGGATTATATGGCTCAAATGGGTCCAAATAAGCCATGCCATCACCCTGGTAAGATCCAGAACTATATGGATGAGACGAAGGTTGTTGATAAGGAGGCGGCGTTCGAAAGGGACCCCTTCTTGGCATCTGAGATCTCAATGGGCCCTCATATTCTTGGACACGATTCGATGCGTATCGTGAAGGATTAAAGCCATCACCACCCATTTCTGTTCTGTGCATCAGAGAAGACTCAGGGTATTGATTCTGATAAGAAGGCCTATTAAAACGTGCATCGAGATACGGGTATTGCCCTGATGAACTACTCACTCCCAATGATTTATTGGGATACCAATTCTCAGAACCAGAAAGGGAATCTCCATGCACAATCGGCCTGTCAAGAAAAGTCTTTCCTTTACCCCTTTCATTCAAATAACCATACCGACCCAGTCGTTCATTCGTCCCATCCAACCCCCTCCGAATCTTAGGCTGATCTTCTCCAATGCAACCATCTTTGTTAAATCCATCCACACCAATCCTATTCTTCACCTCAAACTCATAATCATAACTTGGCCTAGGCACGAGATTAGATGAGCCATGCTCCTCCGAAACTTGATCCAATCTTTGCCTCCCATTCTCATCTTCATTATATAAAGTCAAACCTTCGAAATCTCGATCGACGCTTGCTCGTCCCAACTCATCCAAATCTCTACCTTGGATCGTTCCACCCCTATGGTCCCACATATTCTGCCTATCCATCAAACTATCACCGTAATTTTCAGCTGAATCCCGCAAAGCCCTCCCCGCAGCTCGGCTAGACGAACTAATGCTCGACATCCCATCACCCCGGCCAATCATTCTCCTCTCAGACACACTATTATTTTCCTCGTATTTTTCAAGATACTTCTCTTTCATCTTTGCAACCTTTTCCTCATCAGACCTTTCTGGGAACGAGTCCAAGTCAACACCTTTTTCCCCTCCTGAAAAGTCAAACATAGAACCCgcaaaacaaaaaacacaaagAACAAAACATCAAGAAAAGATTGACATCACTCAAGCCCCACCATTCCCAATATCTCCCAGATCAAAAGAAACCAAATCAAAATCGAAAATTTCCCAATTTCCATAGAACCCAAAAACACCATGAAAGAAACTAAATCGCAGAATAGTTCCCAAAGCACAAATCTTCTGCTTAAAATCAATGAAAAAGTTACCTCTGAGAATAGCCCCGCAACCACCGCACCGGTAAACAGAGTAACCAGTGACCTCTGGAAGCAAATTATCGCACTTCGGACACCGAACTAAACGAACCTCCGCTGTTTCTGACATTCTTTTTTACAACTAATTTCAACTAATCTTCAACATGCCCACAAACTTACCATTCATGCATTTCTTggcattaaataaataaatgggggaaaatataaattttttaggtgaagtgttttttaaaaaaaattgaaacttGGTGTTTTTCCATACAGTAAACGCAAAGTGACGATTGGAATGGAGAAATAGGAGGATAATAGTCAAAATAGTCATGTAAGTTTACTTGTTTTGTAATTTAGTCCTGTAAGtattaaattttgagttttggttctgtaagtttagttatattttggtttttagtctttttttcatttaagaaatatttttataattggaCCGATGATCAAACCGATCTAACTTAAAAAAAACAGTCCAATTGATTGGATTATTTTAACCGAACGGTCGTATCGAGaaatcgtttatataatataattaataatatattttaaattataaaacctaacaaatttatataaatagaaaaaatatatatatttatcgtaGTTTAAAAACTAAactttaatatttataaatattaataaatttttaaaaaataaaaaatatgttaaaaaattataaactctaatattaataaataatatttctaacgagaaaaaaaatcaaataatcatgtatatatataataaaatattaaattaaagttttaaaataaaaaactaatttttctaaaaaaattcgaaaaacaaatttttcagttTTTGACCAATTCTGCCGGTTCAACCGTTAAAACGATTTTTGGGAGCGTTTCGGATCAAATCAGTGACCGGTTACGTGTCGAATTGGTTGAACCAGTTGGTACAGTCTGATTTTGAAAACATAATATTTAAGGTTTTGAAAACATAACATTTAATTGTTGATACCACAATAGACACGTCATCATTTCTCAATGCCATTTAAGCATTTTTAGCtgtcacgtcagcattttcTATACGTCAACAATCTatgaaaaaaggactaaaatccaattataacttaacttataggaccaaaacataaaattaaatacttacaagACCAAAACACAAAATAGACAAATTTACAAGATCATTTTGACTATATTCCCCATGGATGTGCTCGTACAGTTGGAGGGTGACACAACTGCAAGTCCACACAAAAATAAGTAATATtacttcttttttttattattatattttttaatcttttccTCTAATAAAATACTTGAGGATCGTATATATTTATGTACgaattcaatatatatatacatatatttattgtCATAGACCAATTTTGCTTAAAGGATTTCGaaccaaattaaataataaaaaatatttttttcattgtaaatatagtttaattctgaattgatttatttcgaGAATATAAAACATACGTGTTTCATAAAAATTGAAtctaattaaaaaatgatttattttagtCGCAAAATtaaagtaataaaaaaattcagaaaaaaagGGAAAATTATGATGACTTTCACCAAAAACATTGTAAACAAGGACCAAATATTCACCGATCGATccagttattttattttatcaattatatGACATTCAATTGTAATAAACTTTAACTTAATATCAAAACCTAAAACAAGTTCAATATGATATGCTTAGACGCCCACAGGGGCATATACGAGTTGGTAAGGCTTGAGGTGACGTGGGAAGAGATTCTCcggcgttgcgggttcgatcctcatGTGGCAATGAGAAATGTTTAAGTGACAATGAGAATTTATGATGTGTCTGTTGTGTCATCAACAATTAAATGTTATGTTTTCAAAATTCGACCGTACCCACTAGTTCAACCGGTTCGATCCGGAACCGGTCACTGATTTGATCCGAAATACTCCCAAAAATCGTTTTAATGGTTGAACTGGCAGAACTGGTCAAGAaccgaaaaattaattttcgcttttttttcgaaaaaaatagttttttttttattttaaaaccttaatttaatattttattatatatatacatggttatttgaaattttttcctcgttaaaaatattatttattaatattagagtttataagtttttaaaatatatttatatagttatttagtttttaaactacgatatatatttatgtatataaattttttaggtttttataatttaaaatatagtatgttatattttttttcgaTTCGACTGTCCGGTTAAAACATTTCAACCAGTTGGACTGTTTTTTTAAGTTAGATTCGTTTGATCATCGATCCGGTTATAAATTAAAAACATTGCTTAAatgaaaaaggactaaaaaccaaa
Proteins encoded:
- the LOC140882116 gene encoding uncharacterized protein; the encoded protein is MSETAEVRLVRCPKCDNLLPEVTGYSVYRCGGCGAILRGGEKGVDLDSFPERSDEEKVAKMKEKYLEKYEENNSVSERRMIGRGDGMSSISSSSRAAGRALRDSAENYGDSLMDRQNMWDHRGGTIQGRDLDELGRASVDRDFEGLTLYNEDENGRQRLDQVSEEHGSSNLVPRPSYDYEFEVKNRIGVDGFNKDGCIGEDQPKIRRGLDGTNERLGRYGYLNERGKGKTFLDRPIVHGDSLSGSENWYPNKSLGVSSSSGQYPYLDARFNRPSYQNQYPESSLMHRTEMGGDGFNPSRYASNRVQEYEGPLRSQMPRRGPFRTPPPYQQPSSHPYSSGSYQGDGMAYLDPFEPYNPRANHHHHHPSCSCFHCLNTRRVPQPVAFSDKFSDVSVDTMSNYHKNPGSFSPRDYNFQSTNHHPSRSHNPLSHTRWGNDVNSEVDGFIRRLPPRVHSASAVLHCRPIGGGAPFFVCFNCFELLLLPKNVATNSDRRKKIKCGACSIVIVFAFSNNKLVVCDDIEATTDDPVKLDDNSNLSPIRGELYMHGHLNQVRATFLSDDYDNAGYEFESMDREPEQPSPHRGRGSDSSEAKHQNSKSEHTIEVEKVIESVNVPREDSKLAYEEIMNKQPPPPVGSSLQEYFEYSNKFHVKNHQGSHEKYLPSKTTRQQSSINDSSAATETDISSNDFSNTGTSFDSGEASRKGRRASESFFAGIVKKSFKEFSRSNQNAEKEKADVTINGHRMPNEMIKKAEEVAGPIHPGQYWYDYRAGFWGLMGGPCLGIIPPGIEEFNCPMPEKCAGGNTGIYVNGRELNQKDLNLLKRRGMPTHKNRSYAIEISGRIIDKDSGEELKSLGKLAPTMEKLRRGFGMRIPKGAQQS